One Pseudonocardia sediminis DNA window includes the following coding sequences:
- a CDS encoding NAD-dependent epimerase/dehydratase family protein, producing the protein MPQPTPSVVLVTGVSGFLGGHLAARLAANPDIDRVLGVDTVPPPRDLLKRMGRAEFVRADIRNPLISKVISSASVDTVVHASLSASPGSAGGRATMKEMNVIGTMQLLAACQKATTVRRVVLKSTTAVYGSSPRDPAVFDEATGPKDLPSGGYAKDAAEIEGYLRGFRRRRPDVTTTVLRFANFIGPRIDTVLTRYFALPVVPTVLGFDARVQLLHEEDALAVLERAATHELPGVFNVAADGVLMLSQAIRRAGKVAVPVPMSAVGPVSRVLRGARVVDFSPEQMRFLNFGRVVDLHRLREEFGFVPRWTTTQAFDDFVRGQALRPILGAERIEAIERGVLSVAKALR; encoded by the coding sequence ATGCCGCAGCCGACCCCCTCCGTGGTGCTCGTCACCGGCGTGAGCGGGTTCCTGGGCGGGCACCTCGCGGCCCGCCTGGCCGCGAACCCGGACATCGACCGGGTCCTCGGGGTGGACACCGTCCCGCCCCCGCGTGACCTGCTCAAGCGGATGGGCCGCGCGGAGTTCGTCCGCGCCGACATCCGCAACCCCCTCATCTCCAAGGTCATCTCCTCCGCCTCGGTGGACACCGTCGTGCACGCGTCGCTGTCCGCGAGCCCCGGCTCCGCCGGGGGCCGGGCGACGATGAAGGAGATGAACGTGATCGGCACGATGCAGCTGCTCGCCGCGTGCCAGAAGGCGACGACGGTCCGGCGCGTCGTCCTCAAGTCGACGACCGCCGTCTACGGCTCCAGCCCGCGCGACCCCGCGGTGTTCGACGAGGCCACCGGCCCGAAGGACCTGCCCTCGGGCGGCTACGCGAAGGACGCCGCCGAGATCGAGGGCTACCTGCGCGGCTTCCGCCGCCGCCGCCCGGACGTCACGACGACGGTGCTGCGCTTCGCGAACTTCATCGGCCCGCGCATCGACACCGTCCTCACCCGGTACTTCGCGCTCCCGGTGGTGCCGACCGTGCTCGGGTTCGACGCCCGGGTCCAGCTGCTGCACGAGGAGGACGCGCTCGCCGTCCTCGAGCGCGCGGCGACCCACGAGCTGCCCGGCGTGTTCAACGTGGCGGCCGACGGCGTGCTGATGCTCTCGCAGGCCATCCGCCGGGCCGGCAAGGTCGCGGTCCCGGTGCCGATGAGCGCGGTCGGGCCGGTCAGCCGGGTCCTGCGCGGGGCCCGGGTCGTGGACTTCTCACCGGAGCAGATGCGCTTCCTGAACTTCGGCCGGGTGGTGGACCTGCACCGTCTGCGCGAGGAGTTCGGGTTCGTACCGCGCTGGACGACGACGCAGGCCTTCGACGACTTCGTGCGGGGCCAGGCGCTGAGGCCGATCCTCGGCGCCGAGCGCATCGAGGCGATCGAGCGCGGTGTGCTGAGCGTGGCGAAGGCGTTGCGGTGA
- a CDS encoding thioesterase family protein, whose product MSAPSVRTGRPFSDAHVLADLGGGRYRAELDDVWAVGPKAHGGLLLVLLARAALSRLAAETGTELDPLAVSADFLRAPDLGPVELVTEPLKIGRTVSSCAVRLVQGDRLMLHGTVTAGVLPTDAPRWAEESTRPAEPTPDAVDPNPPDRPAKGLSSACELRYPPEANAFARGETGPPVMSGWVRPHGEDPDVLFALLAGDILPPTVFNLGGSPGWAPTVQLTALLRGHPAPGWLRVDSRSEAVVGTWFDEDLSVVDSSGRLVCQARQIALAPLPRD is encoded by the coding sequence ATGAGTGCCCCATCGGTCCGCACGGGCCGTCCGTTCTCCGACGCCCACGTGCTCGCCGACCTCGGCGGGGGCCGCTACCGCGCCGAGCTCGACGACGTCTGGGCCGTCGGCCCGAAGGCCCACGGCGGGCTGCTGCTGGTGCTGCTGGCCCGCGCCGCGCTGTCCCGCCTGGCCGCCGAGACCGGCACCGAACTGGACCCGCTGGCGGTCTCCGCGGACTTCCTGCGCGCACCCGACCTGGGTCCGGTCGAGCTCGTCACCGAGCCGCTCAAGATCGGTCGCACGGTGTCGTCCTGCGCGGTGCGCCTGGTGCAGGGCGACAGGCTGATGCTGCACGGCACGGTCACCGCCGGGGTGCTCCCGACCGACGCCCCGCGCTGGGCCGAGGAGTCCACCCGCCCGGCCGAGCCGACACCGGACGCGGTGGACCCGAACCCGCCGGACCGCCCCGCGAAGGGCCTGTCCTCGGCCTGCGAGCTGCGCTACCCGCCGGAGGCCAACGCGTTCGCCCGCGGCGAGACCGGCCCGCCGGTGATGAGCGGATGGGTGCGCCCGCACGGCGAGGACCCCGACGTCCTGTTCGCGCTGCTGGCCGGCGACATCCTGCCGCCGACGGTCTTCAACCTCGGTGGCAGCCCGGGCTGGGCGCCCACGGTGCAGCTCACCGCGCTGCTGCGCGGACACCCGGCGCCGGGCTGGCTGCGTGTGGACTCGCGGTCGGAGGCGGTCGTCGGGACGTGGTTCGACGAGGACCTCTCCGTCGTCGACTCGTCCGGGCGCCTGGTGTGCCAGGCCCGCCAGATCGCACTGGCCCCCCTGCCCCGGGACTGA
- a CDS encoding helix-turn-helix domain-containing protein, whose translation MAAERPEALRPSQVQFLTVAEVASMMRVSKMTVYRLVHSGELPAARVGRSFRVPQRAVEDYLRNAYFDAG comes from the coding sequence ATGGCAGCCGAGCGTCCCGAGGCGTTACGTCCCAGCCAGGTCCAGTTCCTGACCGTGGCCGAGGTGGCGTCGATGATGCGCGTGTCCAAGATGACCGTGTACCGGCTCGTGCACTCCGGCGAGCTGCCCGCGGCCCGGGTCGGCCGCTCCTTCCGGGTCCCGCAGCGCGCCGTGGAGGACTACCTCCGCAACGCCTACTTCGACGCCGGCTGA
- a CDS encoding 30S ribosomal protein bS22 has product MGSVIKKRRKRMSKKKHRKLLRKTRVQRRKLGK; this is encoded by the coding sequence ATGGGCTCGGTCATCAAGAAGCGGCGCAAGCGGATGTCGAAGAAGAAGCACCGCAAGCTGCTGCGCAAGACCCGGGTGCAGCGGCGCAAGCTCGGTAAGTGA
- a CDS encoding sugar phosphate isomerase/epimerase family protein, with product MSVPVALSTASVYPEGVEAGFAIAAELGYDGVELMVWTDPVSQDVRAVDRLSHRYGVPVLAIHAPCLAVTQRVWGADPVERIRRSVDAADKLGARTVVMHPPFRWQRRYASAFADEVARAGEYQGVALPVENMFPVTRGAISTVPYAPGYDPTEVGHRNYTLDLSHTAAAGSDALAMMRRMGDRLTHLHLTDGSGRPKDEHLVPGRGTQPCAEVCQTLADGVFAGAGGVVVLEVSTRRCRTRLERTGLLAESLLFARLHLAPTATYRPTPQVPEPAGRS from the coding sequence GTGAGTGTTCCGGTCGCGCTGTCCACCGCATCGGTCTACCCGGAGGGCGTCGAGGCGGGCTTCGCCATCGCCGCGGAGCTGGGCTACGACGGTGTCGAGCTGATGGTCTGGACCGACCCGGTCAGCCAGGACGTCCGGGCCGTCGACCGCCTGTCCCATCGCTACGGCGTGCCGGTGCTGGCGATCCACGCGCCGTGCCTGGCCGTGACCCAGCGGGTCTGGGGCGCGGACCCGGTGGAGCGGATCCGCCGCTCCGTCGACGCCGCCGACAAGCTCGGCGCCCGGACGGTCGTGATGCACCCGCCGTTCCGCTGGCAGCGCCGCTACGCCTCCGCGTTCGCCGACGAGGTGGCCCGCGCGGGGGAGTACCAGGGCGTCGCGCTGCCGGTGGAGAACATGTTCCCGGTGACCCGGGGCGCGATCAGTACCGTGCCCTACGCGCCCGGCTACGACCCGACCGAGGTCGGGCACCGCAACTACACCCTCGACCTCTCGCACACCGCCGCCGCCGGCTCGGACGCGCTGGCGATGATGCGGCGGATGGGCGACCGGCTGACCCACCTGCACCTCACCGACGGCTCCGGCCGCCCGAAGGACGAGCACCTGGTGCCCGGCCGCGGCACCCAGCCCTGCGCCGAGGTGTGCCAGACCCTGGCCGACGGCGTGTTCGCCGGCGCCGGCGGCGTCGTCGTGCTGGAGGTCAGCACCCGCCGCTGCCGCACCCGCCTGGAACGGACCGGGCTGCTCGCGGAGTCGCTGCTCTTCGCCCGCCTGCACCTGGCGCCGACGGCCACGTACCGGCCGACGCCGCAGGTGCCCGAGCCCGCCGGCCGGTCCTGA
- the proC gene encoding pyrroline-5-carboxylate reductase: protein MTRIAVLGGGRIGEALLSGLLAAGHGADGLVFSERYPERAAELSDRLGIAAAPLAEAVAGAGTVVVAVKPQDIAPLLTDVAASLEPGALVVSLCAGLPTSLFEGGLPDGTPVVRVMPNTPMLLGAAMCAISPGRHATDAHLDTVESMLATVGATLRVPESQQDAATAISGSGPAYFFLVAEAMIEAGVALGLARPAATELTVQTALGAARMLRESGEHPGVLRENVTSPAGTTAAALRELERHGVRSAWMDAIVAAHDRSVDLGRAVR, encoded by the coding sequence ATGACACGTATCGCGGTACTGGGTGGCGGGCGGATCGGTGAGGCGCTGCTGAGCGGGTTGCTCGCGGCCGGGCACGGGGCGGACGGGCTGGTGTTCAGCGAGCGCTACCCGGAACGGGCCGCGGAGCTGTCGGACAGGCTCGGGATCGCCGCGGCGCCGCTCGCCGAGGCCGTCGCGGGCGCCGGCACCGTCGTCGTCGCGGTGAAGCCGCAGGACATCGCTCCGCTGCTGACCGACGTCGCCGCGTCGCTCGAGCCCGGCGCGCTCGTGGTCTCGCTGTGCGCGGGGCTGCCGACCTCGCTGTTCGAGGGCGGGCTGCCGGACGGGACGCCCGTCGTGCGCGTCATGCCGAACACCCCGATGCTGCTCGGCGCCGCGATGTGCGCGATCTCCCCGGGCCGCCACGCCACCGACGCGCACCTGGACACGGTGGAGTCGATGCTGGCGACCGTCGGCGCCACGCTGCGGGTGCCGGAGTCGCAGCAGGACGCCGCGACCGCGATCTCGGGCTCGGGGCCCGCCTACTTCTTCCTCGTCGCCGAGGCGATGATCGAGGCCGGGGTGGCGCTGGGTCTGGCGCGCCCCGCGGCGACCGAGCTCACCGTGCAGACGGCGCTGGGCGCGGCCCGGATGCTGCGCGAGTCCGGCGAGCACCCGGGCGTGCTGCGGGAGAACGTGACCTCGCCGGCCGGGACGACCGCGGCGGCCCTGCGCGAGCTCGAACGCCACGGCGTCCGGTCCGCGTGGATGGACGCGATCGTGGCCGCGCACGATCGGTCGGTGGATCTCGGCCGCGCCGTGCGTTGA